From Spartinivicinus ruber, the proteins below share one genomic window:
- the xdhA gene encoding xanthine dehydrogenase small subunit: MPNILQFLLNETVQTVENINPNTTVLHYLRSHLNYCGTKEGCGSGDCGACTVVVGELVDGTIHYKAINACITFLASLQGKQLITVESLKNSNLLHPVQQAMVDFHGSQCGFCTPGFVMSLYALAQHYPIPTKAQIFTALSGNLCRCTGYRAIVNAAANIAKSIQSPTNSQQPTNSIAQLKTIKRKQLIHLTDGQSHFFSPQTIQQLTALLQHYPDAKLLSGGTDLALTVTQQQQEFKVIIYLGNVAELTTVKETSHYLIIGAAVTYSNCFITLKKQYSDFANMMERLGSLQVRNQGTIGGNIGNASPIGDMPPVLIALGASLTLHQGTCSRQLPITDFFLDYKVTALHPGEFIQAIHIPKAKQGYQLKVYKVSKRIDDDISAVLGAFYLNVDNHQIKDVCIAFGGMAAIPKRAYHCEAALQNKPWTAQTITAATNALEQDYKPLSDVRASANYRMQVAKNLLWKCFLEVSTPNVVIRVTDYA; encoded by the coding sequence ATGCCTAACATATTACAGTTTCTGCTTAATGAAACAGTGCAAACGGTTGAAAATATCAACCCTAATACCACTGTACTTCATTATTTACGTAGCCATTTGAACTATTGTGGTACTAAAGAGGGCTGTGGATCAGGTGACTGCGGTGCCTGCACCGTTGTAGTCGGTGAGTTAGTTGATGGAACTATTCATTATAAAGCGATTAACGCCTGTATCACTTTTCTTGCCAGTTTACAGGGCAAACAATTAATCACTGTTGAAAGCTTAAAAAACTCAAACCTACTTCACCCTGTACAGCAGGCAATGGTTGACTTCCACGGGTCTCAGTGTGGTTTCTGCACACCAGGGTTTGTAATGTCACTATATGCTTTAGCACAGCATTACCCTATTCCCACTAAAGCACAAATTTTTACTGCATTATCCGGCAATTTATGCCGTTGTACTGGTTACCGTGCCATTGTCAATGCAGCAGCGAATATCGCTAAATCCATTCAGTCACCAACAAATAGTCAACAGCCTACAAATAGTATTGCCCAGCTTAAAACGATTAAAAGGAAGCAGCTAATTCATTTAACGGATGGCCAAAGTCACTTTTTTTCACCACAAACAATTCAACAACTAACGGCACTATTACAACATTATCCTGATGCAAAATTATTGTCAGGCGGAACCGACTTAGCACTAACAGTTACTCAGCAACAGCAGGAATTCAAGGTTATTATTTATCTTGGTAATGTCGCTGAATTAACAACCGTTAAAGAAACCTCTCATTACCTCATTATTGGTGCAGCAGTCACCTACAGCAACTGTTTTATCACCTTGAAAAAGCAATATTCCGACTTTGCTAATATGATGGAGCGACTAGGTTCCTTACAAGTTCGTAACCAAGGAACCATTGGTGGTAATATTGGTAATGCCTCCCCCATTGGCGATATGCCCCCCGTTCTAATTGCGCTAGGGGCTAGTTTAACCTTGCATCAGGGAACGTGTAGCCGTCAGTTGCCCATTACTGATTTTTTTCTCGATTATAAAGTCACCGCTTTACATCCAGGTGAATTTATTCAAGCGATTCATATTCCTAAAGCCAAGCAGGGCTATCAATTAAAAGTGTACAAAGTATCAAAACGAATTGACGATGATATATCAGCAGTATTAGGTGCTTTTTATTTAAACGTTGACAATCACCAAATAAAAGACGTCTGTATTGCTTTTGGCGGTATGGCAGCCATTCCTAAACGGGCCTACCACTGCGAAGCTGCATTACAAAATAAACCCTGGACAGCGCAGACAATAACAGCAGCAACCAATGCTTTAGAACAAGACTATAAACCGCTAAGCGATGTTAGAGCTTCAGCAAACTACCGAATGCAAGTTGCTAAAAACCTTTTATGGAAGTGTTTTTTAGAAGTTAGCACCCCCAACGTCGTAATTAGAGTTACTGATTATGCGTAA
- the xdhB gene encoding xanthine dehydrogenase molybdopterin binding subunit, translating into MRKLSDIDTTQPAINIRGVIGKAEKHESAHKHVSGEAVYIDDRLNTINQLHAAVGKSQITHGKIKSIDLTEVYKAEGVVAVATANDVPGQLDIGPVFPGDKLLVKNLVEFYGQPLFVVAAHSHQQAWRAAQLAKVEYEVLPAILNIDTALQQQSFVRPPHTMQRGDASAAIDNAPHQLSGELSIGGQEHFYLEGQISTAVPTEDEGMQIFTSSQHPSEVQKLVAEVLDIPFNLVTVDMRRMGGAFGGKETQAAQWACLAALLAKITQQPVKLRLNRSDDMVMTGKRHPFKNSYRIGFDQQGRILGAKITINGNCGYSPDLSDAIVDRAMFHTDNAYYLDQVKIVGNRCKTHMVSHTAFRGFGGPQGMITIEAAMDDIARYLGTDPLSIRKINFYDETPGSRSTTPYYQTVEQNIIPQLVEKLEQSSDYQQRREQVIAFNQTNKVLKKGLSLTPVKFGISFTVQHLNQAGALIHVYTDGSIHLNHGGTEMGQGLLTKVAQIVAEEFQVDIDTICVSSTRTDKVPNTSPTAASSGTDLNGKAAQNAAKTIKKRLTDFVAQYFKIEPTVVEFINSQVMFGKQSISFAELAQLAYINRISLSATGYYRTPKIHYDRNKAAGRPFFYFAGGAAVSEVIIDTLTGEYKVLRVDILHDVGKSLNPAIDIGQIEGGFVQGMGWLTTEELVWNNQGQLLTTGPATYKIPAVSDMPVDFRVELFPEYPNREATIYHSKAVGEPPLMLAISVWSALRDAVSSLSDYSISPPLDTPATPERVLKAVEFIQAKTNQECSENELG; encoded by the coding sequence ATGCGTAAACTATCTGATATTGACACAACGCAACCTGCTATAAATATCCGTGGTGTTATAGGAAAAGCTGAAAAGCACGAAAGTGCCCATAAACACGTTAGTGGAGAAGCAGTTTATATTGATGATCGCTTAAATACCATTAATCAACTCCATGCCGCAGTGGGAAAAAGCCAAATAACCCACGGTAAAATTAAGTCCATAGATTTAACTGAGGTATATAAAGCAGAAGGTGTCGTTGCCGTCGCAACCGCCAATGATGTACCAGGCCAATTAGATATTGGTCCAGTCTTTCCAGGTGATAAACTACTGGTTAAAAACCTTGTCGAATTTTATGGACAACCGCTATTCGTCGTTGCAGCCCACTCTCATCAACAAGCATGGCGTGCTGCTCAACTGGCTAAAGTTGAATACGAAGTCTTACCCGCTATTTTAAATATTGATACCGCATTACAGCAGCAAAGTTTTGTTCGCCCACCCCATACCATGCAACGAGGTGATGCGTCAGCAGCCATTGACAATGCCCCCCATCAGCTTTCAGGTGAGTTATCCATTGGAGGGCAAGAGCATTTTTATTTAGAAGGCCAAATATCAACTGCAGTACCAACTGAAGATGAGGGTATGCAGATATTTACATCCAGTCAACATCCATCAGAAGTACAAAAATTAGTCGCTGAAGTATTGGATATTCCTTTTAATTTAGTCACGGTTGATATGCGACGAATGGGAGGTGCTTTCGGTGGTAAAGAAACCCAAGCCGCTCAATGGGCTTGCTTAGCCGCTTTACTAGCCAAAATCACCCAGCAACCAGTTAAACTCCGTTTAAATCGAAGTGATGATATGGTGATGACAGGCAAGCGTCATCCTTTTAAAAACAGTTATCGAATTGGTTTTGATCAACAAGGGCGAATTTTAGGTGCAAAGATTACAATAAACGGCAACTGTGGTTACTCTCCCGACCTATCCGATGCAATTGTCGATCGGGCCATGTTTCATACAGATAATGCCTATTATCTTGATCAAGTTAAAATTGTCGGAAATCGATGTAAGACACATATGGTATCCCATACCGCTTTTCGCGGCTTTGGTGGGCCACAAGGGATGATTACTATTGAAGCCGCCATGGATGATATTGCCCGTTACTTAGGGACAGATCCCCTGAGCATTCGAAAAATTAACTTTTATGATGAAACACCTGGCTCTCGAAGTACAACACCATACTACCAAACAGTAGAGCAAAATATTATTCCACAACTGGTAGAGAAACTTGAGCAAAGCTCAGATTATCAGCAGCGCCGTGAGCAAGTCATAGCATTTAATCAAACAAATAAGGTGCTAAAAAAAGGCTTGTCTTTAACCCCCGTCAAGTTTGGTATTTCTTTTACAGTTCAGCATCTGAACCAAGCAGGCGCATTAATTCATGTTTATACCGATGGTAGTATTCACCTAAATCATGGCGGCACTGAAATGGGCCAAGGATTGCTTACCAAGGTAGCGCAAATTGTTGCTGAAGAGTTTCAAGTGGACATTGATACCATCTGTGTGTCGTCTACCCGTACAGATAAAGTACCCAACACCTCCCCTACCGCAGCATCATCTGGTACTGACCTAAATGGCAAAGCCGCTCAAAACGCCGCAAAAACCATTAAAAAGCGTTTAACTGACTTTGTTGCTCAATATTTTAAAATTGAACCAACTGTGGTCGAGTTTATTAATAGCCAAGTTATGTTTGGAAAGCAATCCATCTCTTTTGCTGAGCTGGCACAACTGGCGTATATCAATCGCATTTCATTGTCAGCCACTGGTTATTACCGTACCCCTAAAATTCATTATGATCGCAACAAAGCAGCTGGCCGACCATTTTTTTATTTTGCAGGCGGTGCCGCTGTATCAGAAGTAATTATTGATACTCTAACGGGCGAGTACAAAGTACTAAGAGTGGATATTCTCCATGACGTGGGTAAATCCCTTAACCCAGCCATTGATATTGGCCAAATTGAAGGTGGCTTTGTTCAGGGTATGGGCTGGCTAACCACAGAAGAACTAGTGTGGAATAATCAAGGGCAATTATTAACCACTGGACCAGCCACTTACAAAATTCCTGCTGTCAGTGATATGCCAGTGGATTTTCGAGTCGAACTATTTCCTGAATACCCAAATCGTGAAGCTACTATCTACCATTCAAAAGCAGTGGGAGAACCCCCTTTAATGTTAGCCATTTCTGTTTGGTCAGCATTGCGTGATGCAGTTTCTAGTTTGTCTGATTATTCCATTAGTCCACCTTTAGATACCCCAGCAACTCCAGAACGTGTACTTAAAGCAGTGGAATTCATCCAAGCCAAAACCAACCAGGAATGCAGTGAAAATGAATTGGGTTGA